From the Streptomyces syringium genome, one window contains:
- a CDS encoding amino acid ABC transporter permease, producing the protein MTVKDTVPESSDKSEKKGAADAYVPSARRVERERFKRARARRATAVAAGSTLVTAVALFLLVVNSPGWPRTRETFFSAHYAREALPKVLEGLLLNLRLLLVCGAAVLVLGLLIAIARTLRGPVFFPLRALATAYTDFFRGLPLIICLLMVVFGVPALRLQGVTTDPVLLGGTALVLTYSAYVAEVFRAGIESVHPSQRAAARSLGLTGRQTLRFVILPQAVRRVVPPLLNDLVSLQKDTGLVSIAGAVDAVYAAQIVAGKSFNYTPYVLAGLIFVALTIPMTRFTDWITARMDRRRAQGGIV; encoded by the coding sequence GTGACGGTCAAGGACACGGTGCCGGAGTCGTCCGACAAGTCCGAGAAGAAGGGCGCGGCCGACGCTTATGTGCCGTCCGCGCGGCGCGTCGAGCGCGAGCGGTTCAAGCGGGCCCGGGCCCGCCGGGCCACGGCCGTCGCGGCCGGGAGCACCCTGGTCACGGCCGTCGCCCTCTTCCTCCTCGTCGTCAACTCCCCCGGCTGGCCCCGCACCCGCGAGACGTTCTTCAGCGCCCACTACGCGCGCGAGGCGCTGCCGAAGGTCCTCGAAGGGCTGCTGCTCAATCTCCGGCTGCTGCTCGTCTGCGGCGCGGCGGTCCTCGTCCTCGGCCTGCTGATCGCGATCGCCCGCACCCTGCGCGGCCCGGTGTTCTTCCCGCTCCGCGCGCTCGCCACCGCCTATACGGACTTCTTCCGCGGACTGCCGCTCATCATCTGCCTGCTGATGGTCGTCTTCGGCGTGCCGGCGCTGCGGCTGCAAGGGGTGACGACCGACCCCGTTCTGCTGGGCGGTACGGCGCTGGTGCTGACGTACTCGGCCTATGTCGCCGAGGTGTTCCGCGCCGGCATCGAGTCCGTGCACCCCAGCCAGCGCGCCGCGGCCCGCTCGCTGGGTCTCACGGGGCGCCAGACCCTGCGGTTCGTCATCCTGCCCCAGGCCGTGCGCCGGGTCGTGCCGCCGCTTCTCAACGACCTGGTCTCGCTCCAGAAGGACACCGGTCTCGTCTCGATCGCCGGCGCGGTCGACGCGGTCTACGCGGCGCAGATCGTCGCCGGCAAGAGCTTCAACTACACGCCGTATGTGCTCGCAGGGCTGATCTTCGTGGCCCTCACCATCCCCATGACCCGCTTCACCGACTGGATCACCGCACGGATGGACCGCCGCCGCGCGCAGGGAGGCATCGTATGA
- a CDS encoding ABC transporter substrate-binding protein — protein MPVANPHRYARRRGLLAATAALLCAAVAGCAPQDDSDSAKSPGPAPGGPAGKGSCGKGKLATETAGKLTVGTDKPAYAPWFQDDDPASGKGFESAVAYAVAERLGYGRSDVIWQTVPFQNSFAPGEKKFDFDLNQISISDERRRAVDFSPGYYDVRQAVIALKDSPAAKATSVADLKRVKLGAQVGSTSLDVLNDVIKPGPRPAVFQKNDFAKTALKNGQVDAIIVDLPTAFYITSAEVKEAKIVGQFDAEGGKAEQFGLVLDKGSALTACVSGAVDSLRKDGTLARLEKKWLSEAADAPVLK, from the coding sequence ATGCCCGTCGCCAACCCGCACCGATACGCCCGCCGCCGCGGGCTCCTGGCCGCCACCGCCGCCCTGCTGTGCGCGGCGGTCGCCGGCTGCGCCCCTCAGGACGACTCCGACTCCGCGAAGTCCCCCGGCCCCGCACCCGGCGGTCCGGCCGGCAAGGGTTCCTGTGGGAAGGGGAAGCTCGCGACCGAGACCGCCGGAAAGCTGACGGTGGGCACGGACAAGCCCGCGTACGCCCCCTGGTTCCAGGACGACGACCCGGCGAGCGGCAAGGGCTTCGAGTCGGCCGTCGCGTACGCCGTCGCCGAGCGGCTCGGCTACGGCCGGTCCGATGTCATCTGGCAGACCGTGCCCTTCCAGAACTCCTTCGCGCCGGGCGAGAAGAAGTTCGACTTCGACCTCAATCAGATCTCCATCAGCGACGAGCGCCGCCGGGCCGTGGACTTCTCCCCGGGCTACTACGACGTGCGCCAGGCCGTCATCGCCCTCAAGGACTCCCCCGCGGCGAAGGCCACGTCCGTCGCCGACCTCAAGCGCGTCAAGCTCGGCGCCCAGGTGGGCAGCACGAGCCTCGACGTCCTCAACGACGTCATCAAGCCGGGCCCACGGCCCGCCGTCTTCCAGAAGAACGACTTCGCCAAGACCGCGCTCAAGAACGGCCAGGTCGACGCGATCATCGTCGACCTGCCCACGGCCTTCTACATCACCTCTGCGGAGGTGAAGGAAGCGAAGATCGTCGGCCAGTTCGACGCCGAGGGCGGCAAGGCCGAACAGTTCGGCCTCGTCCTCGACAAGGGCAGCGCGCTGACGGCCTGCGTCAGTGGCGCCGTCGACTCGCTGCGCAAGGACGGCACGCTGGCCCGCCTGGAGAAGAAGTGGCTCTCCGAGGCCGCGGACGCCCCGGTGCTCAAGTGA
- a CDS encoding DUF6421 family protein, with protein sequence MTEILAPIAAEANILSAERVVGHPAWATLKDAVEAIRPWQSADGSIDLTAEGAPPGESVRAEVDRVIAAVEELSPLVPHDAEYHLALVADLRRWADTGFGVPDFLDSLLAFQPAAHRADGLQHLVVFPMYTQNGNPDRNFEAVALRVVWPEWLSELERTRYDNPLFLGITFEDFTSGYDTNSAVLFPETIAVREAPERFTWGGIFCDREAARFRAVTEAAVATLGLELPADIQDMVGDQHRCEEAFVLWDMVHDRTHSHGDLPFDPFMIKQRQPFWMYGLEELRCDLTAFKEAVKLEADGYSQGRDVQYAVLFDRMFRFPLSGDRVRNYDGLGGQLLFAYLHKHDVVRWTDNTLHIDWQRAPQVTNQLCAEIEKLYRDGIDRPKLVHWFAAYDLVSTYLSPHPGSVWAKGPDALDLTQPPRKLVDDVLPDEFPLSMFYEALAKKLRGVIASTKGITAPREQVAA encoded by the coding sequence ATGACGGAAATCCTTGCGCCGATAGCGGCAGAGGCCAACATTTTGTCCGCGGAGCGTGTGGTGGGCCACCCGGCCTGGGCCACGCTCAAGGACGCCGTAGAGGCTATTCGGCCTTGGCAGTCCGCGGACGGTTCCATCGACCTCACGGCCGAGGGCGCACCGCCGGGCGAGAGCGTCCGGGCCGAGGTCGACCGCGTGATCGCGGCCGTCGAGGAGCTCTCCCCGCTCGTGCCCCACGACGCCGAGTACCACCTCGCTCTCGTCGCGGACCTGCGCCGCTGGGCCGACACGGGCTTCGGCGTGCCGGACTTCCTCGACTCCCTGCTGGCCTTCCAGCCCGCCGCGCACCGCGCCGACGGCCTCCAGCACCTCGTGGTCTTCCCCATGTACACGCAGAACGGCAACCCCGACCGCAACTTCGAGGCCGTCGCCCTGCGCGTCGTATGGCCGGAGTGGCTCTCCGAGCTGGAGCGCACCCGCTACGACAACCCCCTCTTCCTCGGCATCACCTTCGAGGACTTCACCTCGGGCTACGACACCAACTCCGCGGTCCTCTTCCCGGAGACCATCGCCGTCCGCGAGGCCCCCGAGCGCTTCACCTGGGGCGGGATCTTCTGTGACCGCGAGGCGGCCCGCTTCCGCGCCGTCACCGAGGCGGCCGTCGCCACCCTCGGCCTGGAGCTGCCCGCCGACATCCAGGACATGGTGGGCGACCAGCACCGCTGCGAGGAGGCCTTCGTCCTGTGGGACATGGTCCACGACCGCACCCACAGCCACGGCGACCTGCCCTTCGACCCCTTCATGATCAAGCAGCGGCAGCCGTTCTGGATGTACGGGCTGGAGGAGCTGCGCTGTGACCTCACCGCCTTCAAGGAGGCCGTGAAGCTCGAGGCCGACGGCTACTCCCAGGGCCGCGACGTGCAGTACGCCGTGCTCTTCGACCGGATGTTCCGCTTCCCCCTCTCCGGTGACCGGGTCCGCAACTACGACGGCCTCGGCGGGCAGCTGCTCTTCGCCTACCTCCACAAGCACGACGTCGTACGCTGGACGGACAACACCCTCCACATCGACTGGCAGCGTGCCCCGCAGGTCACCAACCAGCTGTGCGCCGAGATCGAGAAGCTCTACCGCGACGGTATCGACCGCCCCAAGCTCGTCCACTGGTTCGCCGCCTACGACCTGGTCTCGACCTATCTCTCCCCGCACCCCGGCTCCGTGTGGGCCAAGGGCCCCGACGCCCTGGACCTCACTCAGCCGCCCCGCAAGCTCGTGGACGACGTGCTTCCCGACGAGTTCCCGCTCAGCATGTTCTATGAGGCTCTTGCCAAGAAGCTGCGCGGCGTGATCGCCTCGACCAAGGGGATCACCGCGCCGCGCGAGCAGGTGGCCGCGTGA
- a CDS encoding SDR family NAD(P)-dependent oxidoreductase gives MSTPTNGNGRLDGAVVAVAGAAGPAGRAALLRLAEAGATVVASDADAARLAEAVDAARYAHGGATVTGDTVDLLDLEATRAWADRTEKEFGRIDGLVHLVGGWRGSATFAETDIADWDLLEKLLIRTVQHTSLAFEAPLARSGNGRYLLISAAGASRPTAGNAAYSASKAAAEAWTLALGDAFRKAGGEEGPSAAAAILVVKALVHDAMRAERPNAKFAGFTDVTDLAEAIVDVWSKPAQEVNGTRLWLTPQS, from the coding sequence ATGAGCACTCCGACGAACGGCAATGGCCGGCTGGACGGGGCCGTCGTGGCGGTGGCGGGAGCCGCCGGCCCGGCGGGCCGTGCCGCCCTGCTGCGCCTGGCCGAGGCCGGGGCGACCGTCGTCGCCTCCGACGCGGACGCCGCACGCCTCGCCGAGGCCGTCGACGCCGCCCGTTACGCCCACGGCGGCGCCACCGTCACCGGCGACACCGTGGACCTGCTCGATCTCGAGGCGACCCGCGCCTGGGCGGACCGCACCGAGAAGGAGTTCGGCCGGATCGACGGGCTCGTCCACCTGGTGGGCGGCTGGCGCGGCTCCGCAACCTTCGCCGAGACCGACATCGCCGACTGGGACCTCCTGGAGAAGCTGCTCATCCGCACGGTGCAGCACACCTCCCTGGCCTTCGAGGCCCCGCTGGCCCGCAGCGGCAACGGCCGCTACCTCCTCATCAGCGCCGCGGGCGCCAGCCGGCCCACCGCGGGCAACGCCGCCTACTCCGCCTCCAAGGCCGCCGCCGAGGCCTGGACGCTGGCCCTCGGTGACGCCTTCCGCAAGGCGGGGGGCGAGGAGGGCCCCTCGGCCGCGGCTGCCATCCTGGTGGTCAAGGCGCTGGTGCACGACGCCATGCGCGCCGAGCGTCCCAACGCGAAGTTCGCGGGCTTCACGGACGTCACCGACCTGGCCGAGGCCATCGTCGACGTCTGGTCCAAGCCCGCCCAGGAAGTGAACGGAACCCGTCTGTGGCTGACTCCGCAATCGTGA
- a CDS encoding threonine aldolase family protein → MADSAIVTPVTDAVRRHDTELRGFASDNYAGAHPEILAALALANGGHQVSYGEDDYTAHLQDVMRAHFGPTAETFPVFNGTGANVLALQAATERWGAVICAESAHLHVDECGAPERVGGLKLLTVPTENGKLTPELIDREAFGWDDEHRAQPQLVAITQTTELGTCYTPEEIREICDHAHERGMKVFLDGSRIANAAATLGLPLRALTTDAGVDLLSFGGTKNGLVFGECVVVLNPDAVRAMKHLRKMSMQLASKMRFVSAQFEALLTGDLWLRSASHANAMATRLAEGVRAVDGVELLYPVQANGVFARLPHDAAVRLQKRYRFYFWDEPAGVVRWMCSFDTTEADVDAFVAAVTEEMAK, encoded by the coding sequence GTGGCTGACTCCGCAATCGTGACCCCGGTGACCGACGCCGTCCGTCGGCACGATACCGAGCTGCGCGGCTTCGCCAGCGACAATTACGCGGGCGCGCACCCGGAGATCCTCGCGGCGCTCGCCCTGGCCAACGGCGGTCATCAGGTCTCCTACGGAGAGGACGACTACACCGCCCATCTCCAGGACGTGATGCGCGCCCACTTCGGGCCCACCGCCGAGACCTTCCCGGTCTTCAACGGCACGGGTGCCAACGTCCTCGCCCTCCAGGCGGCGACCGAGCGGTGGGGCGCGGTGATCTGTGCCGAGAGCGCTCATCTCCACGTGGACGAGTGCGGCGCGCCCGAGCGCGTGGGCGGACTCAAGCTGCTCACCGTGCCGACCGAGAACGGCAAGCTCACGCCTGAGCTGATCGACCGTGAGGCGTTCGGCTGGGACGACGAGCACCGGGCCCAGCCCCAGCTCGTCGCCATCACCCAGACCACCGAGCTGGGCACCTGCTACACCCCCGAGGAGATCCGGGAGATCTGCGACCACGCCCACGAGCGCGGCATGAAGGTCTTCCTGGACGGCTCGCGCATAGCCAACGCGGCGGCCACGCTCGGCCTTCCGCTGCGGGCCCTCACCACCGACGCCGGAGTGGACCTGCTCTCCTTCGGCGGCACCAAGAACGGGCTGGTGTTCGGCGAGTGCGTCGTCGTCCTCAACCCGGACGCGGTGCGGGCGATGAAGCACCTGCGCAAGATGTCGATGCAGCTGGCCTCCAAGATGCGCTTCGTCTCGGCCCAGTTCGAGGCCCTGCTCACGGGCGACCTCTGGCTGCGCAGCGCCTCGCACGCCAACGCCATGGCCACGCGCCTGGCCGAGGGCGTACGGGCCGTGGACGGCGTCGAGCTGCTGTACCCGGTGCAGGCCAACGGCGTCTTCGCCCGGCTTCCGCACGACGCGGCCGTCCGGCTGCAGAAGCGCTACCGCTTCTACTTCTGGGACGAGCCGGCCGGTGTCGTCCGCTGGATGTGCTCCTTCGACACCACCGAGGCCGACGTGGACGCCTTCGTCGCGGCGGTCACGGAGGAGATGGCCAAGTAG
- a CDS encoding lysophospholipid acyltransferase family protein translates to MAELVYPPVIGVARTMFKALDLRFDIQGSEHIPQRGGAVLVSNHIGYLDFVFCGLAARPAKRLVRFMAKESVFRHKVSGPLMRAMKHIPVDRAAGMDAYKHALKALRSGEIIGVFPEATISQSFTLKNFKSGAARLAQEAGVPVLPMALWGTQRLWTKGHKRDLGRHHIPITMRVGEPIAADPAEHADTVTERVRARVQDLLEAAQRAYPVRPKGPDDTWWIPSHLGGTAPTPAEAAALDRRR, encoded by the coding sequence ATGGCAGAACTCGTCTACCCCCCGGTGATCGGCGTCGCCCGCACCATGTTCAAGGCGCTCGATCTGCGCTTCGACATCCAGGGCAGCGAACACATTCCGCAGCGCGGTGGGGCGGTCCTGGTGAGCAACCACATCGGATACCTCGACTTCGTCTTCTGCGGGCTGGCCGCCCGCCCGGCCAAGCGCCTGGTGCGCTTCATGGCCAAGGAGTCCGTCTTCCGGCACAAGGTGTCGGGCCCGCTGATGCGGGCGATGAAGCACATCCCCGTGGACCGCGCGGCGGGCATGGACGCCTACAAGCACGCCCTCAAGGCGCTGCGCTCGGGCGAGATCATCGGGGTCTTCCCGGAGGCGACGATCTCCCAGTCGTTCACGCTGAAGAACTTCAAGTCGGGGGCGGCCCGGCTGGCCCAGGAGGCCGGGGTTCCGGTGCTGCCGATGGCCCTGTGGGGTACGCAGCGGCTGTGGACCAAGGGTCACAAGCGCGACCTGGGCCGCCATCACATCCCGATCACGATGCGGGTGGGCGAGCCGATCGCCGCCGACCCCGCCGAGCACGCGGACACCGTCACCGAGCGCGTCCGGGCCCGGGTCCAGGACCTGCTGGAGGCGGCACAGCGCGCCTACCCGGTACGCCCCAAGGGGCCGGACGACACCTGGTGGATACCGTCCCACCTCGGCGGCACGGCTCCCACCCCGGCGGAGGCCGCGGCGCTGGACCGGCGGCGCTAG
- a CDS encoding TlpA family protein disulfide reductase, with product MGGRGEEDGRERLSAADIGAELGERATLVQFASAFCQPCRATRRTLAEVASMVDGVAHVEIDAEARLALVRALRITGTPTVFVLDADGHVVRRAAGQPRKADVIAALGEAV from the coding sequence GTGGGCGGGCGGGGCGAAGAGGACGGGCGGGAGCGGCTGAGCGCCGCCGACATCGGTGCGGAGCTGGGGGAGCGGGCCACGCTCGTGCAGTTCGCGAGCGCCTTCTGCCAGCCGTGCCGGGCGACCCGGCGCACCCTCGCCGAGGTCGCCTCCATGGTCGACGGGGTGGCGCACGTCGAGATCGACGCGGAGGCGCGGCTCGCACTCGTACGCGCCCTGCGGATCACCGGTACGCCGACCGTCTTCGTCCTCGACGCGGACGGCCACGTCGTGCGCCGCGCCGCCGGTCAGCCGCGTAAGGCGGATGTCATCGCGGCCCTCGGCGAAGCCGTCTGA
- a CDS encoding flavin reductase family protein — translation MTASSGLGTAQPATPELLRSVFRRHAAGVAVITAPGPRPVGFTATSLTSVAAEPPVVSFGIGTGSSSWPVVAEAEHVGVHILGEHQRELAGTFARSGADRFAPPTRWRTGPEGVPLLDGVLAWLVCRVVARVPAGDHRIVLAEAVAGDPAGAGRPLLYHQGRFNGLRD, via the coding sequence ATGACGGCCTCATCCGGATTGGGCACCGCCCAGCCGGCCACCCCCGAACTGCTGCGCTCCGTCTTCCGGCGGCACGCGGCCGGCGTCGCCGTGATCACCGCGCCCGGCCCCCGCCCGGTCGGCTTCACCGCGACCTCGCTCACCTCCGTGGCCGCCGAACCCCCGGTCGTCTCCTTCGGGATCGGCACCGGCTCCTCCAGCTGGCCCGTGGTCGCCGAGGCCGAGCACGTCGGGGTGCACATACTCGGCGAGCACCAGCGCGAGCTGGCCGGCACCTTCGCCCGCAGCGGCGCCGACCGGTTCGCCCCGCCCACCCGGTGGCGCACCGGCCCCGAGGGAGTGCCGCTGCTCGACGGCGTACTGGCCTGGCTGGTGTGCCGGGTGGTGGCCAGGGTGCCCGCCGGTGACCACCGGATCGTGCTCGCCGAGGCGGTCGCCGGCGACCCCGCCGGGGCGGGCCGCCCGCTGCTGTACCACCAGGGACGCTTCAACGGTCTGCGGGACTGA
- a CDS encoding electron transfer flavoprotein subunit beta/FixA family protein produces MSLRIVVCVKYVPDATGDRHFAEDLTVDRDDVDGLLSELDEYAVEQALQIADEADDAEITVLTVGPEDAKDALRKALSMGADKAVHVEDDDLHGTDALGTSLVLAKAIEHVGYDLVISGMASTDGGMGVVPAMVAERLGVPQVTLLSEVAVADGKVTGRRDGDAASEQLEASLPAVVSVTDQSGEARYPSFKGIMAAKKKPVESLDLSDLGLEADEVGLDGAWTKVDEATERPARTAGTIVKDEGEGGKQLAEFLAGQKFI; encoded by the coding sequence GTGAGCTTGAGGATCGTTGTCTGTGTGAAGTACGTGCCCGACGCCACCGGCGACCGGCACTTCGCCGAGGACCTGACCGTCGACCGTGACGACGTGGACGGCCTGCTCTCGGAGCTCGACGAGTACGCGGTCGAGCAGGCGCTGCAGATCGCCGACGAGGCGGACGACGCCGAGATCACCGTGCTGACCGTGGGCCCCGAGGACGCCAAGGACGCGCTGCGCAAGGCGCTGTCCATGGGCGCCGACAAGGCCGTCCACGTCGAGGACGACGATCTGCACGGCACCGACGCGCTCGGTACCTCGCTGGTGCTCGCCAAGGCCATCGAGCACGTCGGCTACGACCTGGTCATCTCCGGCATGGCCTCCACCGACGGTGGCATGGGCGTCGTCCCGGCGATGGTCGCCGAGCGTCTGGGCGTCCCGCAGGTGACCCTGCTCTCCGAGGTCGCCGTCGCCGACGGCAAGGTGACCGGCCGCCGTGACGGCGACGCCGCCAGCGAGCAGCTGGAGGCCTCCCTCCCGGCCGTCGTGTCCGTGACCGACCAGTCCGGCGAGGCCCGTTACCCGTCCTTCAAGGGCATCATGGCCGCCAAGAAGAAGCCGGTGGAGTCCCTGGACCTCTCCGACCTCGGCCTCGAGGCGGACGAGGTCGGTCTCGACGGCGCCTGGACCAAGGTCGACGAGGCCACGGAGCGCCCGGCCCGCACGGCCGGCACGATCGTCAAGGACGAGGGCGAGGGCGGCAAGCAGCTCGCCGAGTTCCTCGCGGGCCAGAAGTTCATCTGA
- a CDS encoding electron transfer flavoprotein subunit alpha/FixB family protein, whose protein sequence is MAEVLVYVDHVDGAVRKPTLELLTLARRIGEPVAVHLGAGADAAAPVLAEYGAVKVLTADAPEFADYLVVPKVDALAAAYKAVSPAAVLVPSSAEGKEIAARLAVRIGSGIITDAVDLEAGDEGPVATQSVFAASYSTKSRVTTGTPVITVKPNSAAPEAAPAAGTVEQLAVSFGELSTGTKVVSRTPRESTGRPELTEAAIVVSGGRGVNGAENFPLIEALADSLGAAVGASRAAVDAGWYPHTNQVGQTGKAVSPQLYIAAGISGAIQHRAGMQTSKTIVAINKDAEAPIFELVDYGVVGDLFEVVPQLTDEVKSRKG, encoded by the coding sequence ATGGCTGAAGTCCTCGTTTACGTCGACCACGTGGACGGTGCCGTCCGCAAGCCCACCCTCGAGCTGCTCACCCTCGCCCGCCGCATCGGCGAGCCCGTCGCCGTGCACCTCGGTGCCGGTGCCGACGCCGCCGCGCCGGTGCTCGCCGAGTACGGCGCGGTCAAGGTCCTCACGGCCGACGCCCCCGAGTTCGCCGACTACCTCGTCGTGCCGAAGGTGGACGCGCTGGCCGCGGCGTACAAGGCCGTCTCCCCGGCCGCCGTGCTCGTGCCGTCCTCCGCGGAGGGCAAGGAGATCGCGGCCCGTCTCGCGGTCCGCATCGGCTCCGGCATCATCACCGACGCCGTCGACCTGGAGGCCGGTGACGAGGGCCCGGTGGCCACGCAGTCCGTCTTCGCGGCCTCGTACTCCACCAAGTCCCGCGTCACCACGGGCACCCCGGTCATCACCGTGAAGCCCAACTCCGCCGCCCCCGAGGCCGCTCCGGCCGCGGGCACCGTCGAGCAGCTGGCCGTCTCCTTCGGCGAGCTGTCGACCGGCACCAAGGTCGTCTCCCGCACGCCGCGCGAGTCGACCGGCCGCCCCGAGCTGACCGAGGCCGCGATCGTGGTCTCCGGTGGCCGTGGCGTCAACGGCGCCGAGAACTTCCCCCTCATCGAGGCGCTGGCCGACTCGCTCGGCGCGGCCGTCGGTGCTTCGCGTGCCGCCGTCGACGCCGGCTGGTACCCGCACACCAACCAGGTCGGCCAGACCGGCAAGGCGGTCTCCCCGCAGCTGTACATCGCGGCGGGCATCTCCGGCGCGATCCAGCACCGGGCCGGCATGCAGACCTCCAAGACGATCGTCGCCATCAACAAGGACGCCGAGGCCCCGATCTTCGAGCTGGTCGACTACGGCGTGGTCGGCGACCTGTTCGAGGTCGTCCCGCAGCTGACGGACGAGGTCAAGTCCCGCAAGGGCTGA
- a CDS encoding DUF6986 family protein: MGHETVATTFAASVREAVDASLAEADAELARRYPGDPGTRQPVHTVYVPADAFAAGTVRSWGDQALAALDEHAPDAAAFAAVLGLPDDLAGEVYERVRDKLSREPVEDLRIDFEDGYGPRPDAEEDAAAARAARLLAAAHADGTAAPYAGIRMKCMEAAVRDRGIRTLDIFLTALMAAGGLPDGLLLTLPKVSCPEQVTAMAHLAEEFEKAHGLDAGRIGFEIQIETTQAILGADGRATVARLIDAARGRATSLHYGTFDYSAACQVAAEHQAPDHPVADHAKAVMQVAAAGTGVRLSDGSTNVLPVGPAERVHDAWRLHHRLVRRSLARAYYQGWDMHPAQLPTRYAAVYAFYREGLDRAAARLVAYVGRAGGEVMDEPATARALSGFLLRGLDCGALDTEEVARLTGLTRADLDTLAGRVPRK; encoded by the coding sequence ATGGGGCACGAGACGGTGGCCACGACGTTCGCGGCCTCGGTGCGCGAGGCCGTCGACGCATCGCTCGCGGAGGCCGACGCGGAACTCGCGCGCCGCTACCCGGGCGATCCGGGCACCCGCCAGCCCGTCCACACCGTCTACGTCCCCGCCGACGCCTTCGCCGCCGGCACCGTCCGCTCCTGGGGCGACCAGGCGCTCGCGGCCCTCGACGAACACGCTCCCGACGCCGCCGCGTTCGCCGCCGTCCTCGGGCTGCCTGACGATCTCGCGGGGGAGGTTTACGAGCGCGTTCGCGACAAACTGTCACGCGAGCCCGTCGAAGACCTGCGGATCGACTTCGAGGACGGCTATGGCCCGCGCCCCGACGCCGAGGAGGACGCCGCGGCCGCCCGTGCGGCGCGGCTCCTGGCCGCGGCTCACGCGGACGGCACGGCCGCCCCCTACGCGGGCATCCGGATGAAGTGCATGGAGGCGGCCGTCCGCGACCGGGGCATCCGCACCCTCGACATCTTCCTCACCGCCCTGATGGCGGCCGGGGGCCTGCCCGACGGGCTCCTCCTCACCCTTCCCAAGGTCAGCTGCCCCGAGCAGGTCACCGCGATGGCCCACCTGGCCGAGGAGTTCGAGAAGGCGCACGGTCTTGACGCGGGGCGGATCGGCTTCGAGATCCAGATCGAGACCACCCAGGCGATCCTGGGGGCCGACGGCCGCGCCACCGTCGCCCGGCTGATCGACGCCGCCCGGGGCCGCGCCACTTCCCTGCACTACGGCACCTTCGACTACAGCGCCGCCTGCCAGGTCGCCGCCGAGCACCAGGCCCCCGACCATCCGGTGGCCGATCACGCGAAGGCCGTCATGCAGGTCGCGGCGGCGGGCACGGGGGTCCGCCTGTCCGACGGCTCGACCAATGTCCTGCCCGTCGGCCCGGCCGAGCGGGTGCACGATGCCTGGCGGCTGCACCACCGCCTTGTACGCCGGTCCCTGGCCCGCGCGTACTACCAGGGCTGGGACATGCACCCCGCTCAGCTGCCGACCCGTTACGCGGCCGTCTACGCCTTCTACCGCGAGGGTCTGGACCGGGCCGCCGCCCGGCTGGTCGCCTACGTCGGCCGGGCCGGTGGCGAGGTGATGGACGAGCCCGCGACGGCCAGGGCGCTCAGCGGCTTTCTGCTGCGCGGCCTGGACTGCGGTGCGCTCGACACGGAGGAGGTCGCCCGGCTGACCGGGTTGACGCGCGCCGATCTCGACACTCTCGCGGGGCGCGTACCGCGGAAGTGA